The genomic window TGGGCTTAGGGCGGCATCAACTCAGCAATTTCCGAGTGCAAGAGCACTTGCCGACTTTGCTGATGTTAATCCTGTCATGATTACTCGCTGGCTGTCCGGGCAACGTGTCCCTGACTTCGGCAAACTTAGCCAAGTGCTCGATGCTTTAAACGCACAGATAGTCTTTTCCGGCGAAGAGAAGCCTTCATCACAAGATGAGCCAAGCCATTTTGATAAAGCTGTAGCCCGAGAGCTGACTAAAAACATTCGCCTCGCAGAAAACACCAGTAAGCAAATGTCCATTAAAACAGGCATCGCACTGACAAGATTAGATCTTATTGCAGCAGAGAACACTGTCCCTACTCCAGAAGAAATATTTTTAATCTGCAAAGAATTAGGACTTAATATAACTATTTTCTTTAATGGGATTGCAGAGAATTTAATTATTGAAACTGAACCAACCACTCAGCAAACTCGCAAGTCTGCCTAAAGCTTATGTACTCGTCCGGTAGGCCTATCGGGAGAAAGCGTGAAAAAGATTATAATGGTGTTAGTGATATTTTTTTGAGAATTGTGAAATAAAAAGGAAACACATATGAACCCGTCAAGTTGCTCTTTTACGATAACACTGAGTCAGGTTTTGACCGAACAAGACATTAAAAACATAGAAGATCTTTACAATGAATCTTCTGATCTTCCACTATTTTTCACTTTCATGAACACTCAGGGATTTCCCTTTAAAGTGATGCAGGGCAATCCTGTGCTGCCGCAAGAATTAATTGAAAAATTTCAGACCAAAGGCTCTGATATAATTTACTTTCAAGACAAAATTCCAAATACAAGGCATCTCTTTTTTAAT from Maridesulfovibrio ferrireducens includes these protein-coding regions:
- a CDS encoding helix-turn-helix transcriptional regulator, with product MVTDVNRTIWYWVRMGIYNKTLDGLRAASTQQFPSARALADFADVNPVMITRWLSGQRVPDFGKLSQVLDALNAQIVFSGEEKPSSQDEPSHFDKAVARELTKNIRLAENTSKQMSIKTGIALTRLDLIAAENTVPTPEEIFLICKELGLNITIFFNGIAENLIIETEPTTQQTRKSA